From the Malus domestica chromosome 17, GDT2T_hap1 genome, one window contains:
- the LOC103417176 gene encoding inositol diphosphatase DSP4-like, which translates to MKLELNNLHHPEDQETDSESEMCRTIEVVAGSGGVQLSPDKQTSGADDCADDLFIPPLNFSLVDNGIFRSGFPEPANFSFLHTLGLRSIICLCPEPYPEPNTEFLKSNGIKLFQFGIEGYKEPFVNIPDDTIREALKVVLDVRNHPVLIHCKRGKHRTGCLVGCLRKLQRWCLTSVFDEYQRFAAAKARVADQRFMEMFDVSSLKHLPMTFSCSKR; encoded by the exons ATGAAACTGGAGCTCAATAATCTTCATCATCCGGAGGATCAAGAGACCGACAGCGAGAGCGAGATGTGCAGGACAATCGAAGTTGTCGCGGGAAGTGGAGGCGTCCAGCTCTCTCCGGATAAGCAGACCTCCGGCGCCGACGACTGCGCCGACGACCTCTTCATTCCGCCGCTCAACTTCTCCTTGGTCGATAACGGCATTTTCAGGTCGGGCTTCCCGGAGCCCGCCAACTTCTCCTTTCTCCACACTCTAGGCCTCCGCTCCATCAT ATGTTTGTGTCCTGAGCCGTATCCAGAGCCGAATACGGAGTTTTTAAAGTCCAACGGGATTAAGCTTTTTCAGTTTGGAATTGAAGGCTACAAG GAGCCTTTTGTAAACATCCCGGATGATACAATCCGTGAAGCACTAAAAGTTGTCCTCG ATGTAAGGAACCACCCTGTCTTAATTCATTGTAAACGAGGGAAG CATCGAACGGGTTGTCTGGTGGGGTGCTTGAGAAAATTGCAGAGATGGTGCCTCACGTCTGTTTTTGACGAATACCAGCGGTTTGCAGCTGCGAAAGCGAGAGTTGCGGATCAGAGGTTTATGGAGATGTTTGATGTTTCCAGTTTGAAACATCTGCCGATGACATTTTCATGTTCCAAGAGGTAA